Genomic window (Spirosoma sp. KCTC 42546):
CAACCCTATCCCGTCGACCTGGTTCAAGATGCGGGATATTCTGCTGTTCTGGGCCCAAAAAGGCGTTGATGGATTCCGTTGCGATATGGCCGAAATGGTTCCTGTTGAATTCTGGGGCTGGGCCATCCCGCAGGTAAAAGCGTTCAGGTCCAGTCTGGTGTTTATTGCCGAAATCTATAATCCGAGCGAATACAAAAACTACATTCAGACCGGCAAATTCGACTACCTCTACGACAAGGTCGGCCTTTATGATTCTTTACGGCGACTGATGGAGGGCAAAGGAACGGTGGAGGATATTACAAAAGTCTGGCAAACCGAATCCGGGGATATTTCGGAACATATGGTCCGCTTCCTGGAAAACCACGACGAACAGCGCATTGCGTCTAGCTTTTTCGCAGGCGATCCATGGACGGCTGTTCCGGCCATGACCCTTTCGGCAACGCTGCACACGGGTCCGGTCATGCTTTATTTTGGGCAGGAACTGGGTGTAAATCCGACAAAAGCCGAAGGTTTTCAGGGCGATGACGGGCGCACCACTATTTTCGATTATTGGGGAATTCCAGAATATCAGGCCTGGACGAATGGCAGGAAATTCGATGGCGGAAAATTAACCGCTAATCAGAAAAAACTACGGCAATTTTACCAGCAACTCAACCAGTTGGTCAACACCAGCGACGCCATCCGAACGGGTAGTTTCTACGATTTACAGGCCAGCAATCGTCAAAATGCCGACTATGACCAGAAGCGGCTGTACAGTTACCTGCGGTATTCCGGCAAACAAAAGCTACTGATTATCTGCAACTTCGACAAAACGAAGTCAGCTTCTACCCTGGTCAATATTCCAGATGATGCCTGGCAGAAGATGAAACTAAAAAGTGCTGACATCCATTCGTTTCGGGATATTTTTCGAACCAAAACGAACCTTCAAGCCCCAAACAGTGTGCCTATTGACCTGCCTCCGCTGGGAGTGTTGGTGCTAGAAATTGTGTAGTTATTTTCGACAGGATGAACAGGATTTACGCGATTGAAATCCTGTTCATCCCGTAAATCCTGTCGAAAAAATCAAGTTTGTCTTGCCGAGCCGACAAGCACTATAAATCCAGATGCGATTATTTGGTAAGTTAGCCGACTTGAACACAACCTCTCTATGAAACAGCTTCTCCCGGCTCTCTTCCTGATGGCTTCTTCCGCTTTTGCCCAGACGGGTGCAACGCGTACAAT
Coding sequences:
- a CDS encoding alpha-amylase family glycosyl hydrolase; the protein is MTQNASNSSTLSRRGFTAGIISTAVLSNTFAEAADNLLNPAVSRTDKLVIYQIFTRLFGNQKTTNKPWGTRNENGVGKFNDITDKALQELKTFGISHVWYTGVIEHALITDYSSSGIPKDNPQIVKGRAGSPYAIKDYYDVDPDLAVDVRNRMQEFEALIKRSHANGLKVIIDFVPNHLARQYHSDAKPSGVEDMGQTDDKTKAFDPKNNFYYLPKELFHVPDGVHVPEGLSSGPYIELPAKATGNDVFKAKPNLDDWYETIKLNYGVDYQNNRQTHFNPIPSTWFKMRDILLFWAQKGVDGFRCDMAEMVPVEFWGWAIPQVKAFRSSLVFIAEIYNPSEYKNYIQTGKFDYLYDKVGLYDSLRRLMEGKGTVEDITKVWQTESGDISEHMVRFLENHDEQRIASSFFAGDPWTAVPAMTLSATLHTGPVMLYFGQELGVNPTKAEGFQGDDGRTTIFDYWGIPEYQAWTNGRKFDGGKLTANQKKLRQFYQQLNQLVNTSDAIRTGSFYDLQASNRQNADYDQKRLYSYLRYSGKQKLLIICNFDKTKSASTLVNIPDDAWQKMKLKSADIHSFRDIFRTKTNLQAPNSVPIDLPPLGVLVLEIV